In Zerene cesonia ecotype Mississippi chromosome 20, Zerene_cesonia_1.1, whole genome shotgun sequence, the genomic stretch attaattttctaaaaaataccAACTTATAAAATGATGATCGCCGGTAGCATCTTCGGTACATTATGAATTAGGTTATTGCAatcttatttatcattttatatgcctaaatctaaaaatataacctGAAGGTTCTTATCACTACGAtaaggtaaataattaaataaaacacctCTTTCACGTACGATAGAAtggatatacatatttaaaaaaaatattttacaatcctctagtatttaaatattttcataataaatcatggacataaaatgtaatataatacacgttaataataattaatgggaacattatttgtattaggGATAGGTATCATCGTGATATCTGTTTTACCGAATAAttcgtaaatatattatcatgttCTACGAGAAATCGATCAAGATTTGAGGTGGTAGAGCCGCTAATCAGTTGTCAGTCGTATTGGGGCTGGAGCCTTGTCACTTAATCGCGTGCAGTCGGGCTCGGCGGTGCGGGCTGGCGGCGCGGAGTGAGCGCACTGCGCGCACCGGACGCACTGCACACACCGGGCGCACTGCACACACTGCGCACAGCGGGCGCACTGCACGCACGGAGAGTCGCGCGCGGGCGGGACGCGCCACACGCACCGGTACAGCGCCGTGCACACGCACGACCCGCTCAGCGGCCCCACCCAATACACCTGAGCACACACGACacgtatcttttatttatacgctGCTATAGTgactacattatatttttaatttccctGAATAGACTTATAACCATTCATACAGACTAGTACAATAAGTCAGTCACCCATTGATGTTCCCAGCGCGCGGCGAGAAGCGCAGGCGCGAAGCTGCGCACCGGGTTCATACTGGCGCCCGACACCTCGCCCTGCAATGTTACACTTTTGCTAtcatacacatttatttatatagaagagTCACAACTGAACTTAATCATATTCATGACTTGTAAAGGATTGGAATGATAACTAATACAGTTAAGTGACAGTTCctcatattgtataataaaattatttccctaaacttcaataaaagtaattttaatatcggCCCTTGGGACGAGTAGATATGGCAtcacatttttgttttacctCTATTACAATTTTCCTGGACCATGTAACTATGTACTTTTAAGtaacattgattttttaaaatgtgaagATTAATTTATCGTTGACAGAATTaaagtatgtttatattgtttgaataTCTTTCCGAATGcattacatgaaaatatattatttgattagaCAGCTGTGTGAGCGACCACTGCCAGGGTTCAGTGCAAATAGATACACGCACCGCGGCGAATGTCAGCGCGGCGACACTCAGGCCGATACGCAGCGGCCACGAGTCGCGCAGCCGTCGCGTGCGCTCGTCCCACGCTGCCAGGTTGGCCAGTGCCAGGCACCCGCCCAGCGCAGCCTCCACCACCGCCGCCTGACAACACACGATCGGACGGGACTCACAAGTTGCCCGTTTCCCATGGAagcaataataacataatattttcgcTAATTTTAGCCCAAAATAGCGAGAAAAAAGCCTCAATAATaagtcaatttttatttatttcattctctTATGTATAGTTATGCAATGATgacataggtacatatataagaGAGTGTCACCTGGTAGGGCGCGACGCCGTCGGCGGGGCGCGTGAGGcaggcggcgggcgcggcgccgagcgcggcggcggcggcggcgccgaGCAGCGCGCCCGCCAGCTGCGCGGCCGCCAGCGCCAGCGCGCGCCCTGCGCTCTCGTGCCCGCCCAGCGCGCGCGCCAGCGTCACAGTCGGGTTCAGCTGCGCGCCCGATATGTGGTCGAAGCACTGCGAGACATCACCGTCCGGTCAACACCCTCACGTGACTATactcataatataaagctgaacagGGTATTTGAGCGCGATAATCGGAAACTTCGCAGCGCCATAAATACCTGCCCTGGATTATTATGAATGCATCAAAAacgaaattatcaaaatctaaatttattgtgCATGCATTGTACCCtgctaattttaaaagatttgtaATGTGCCTAAAGTATAtcttaatttcaaattgattgaaattaaGACAGTCTGaaccaaataataattcaaaaaatactAACGATggaagaatataataataacctgCACGATGAGCGCGACGGTGNNNNNNNNNNNNNNNNNNNNNNNNNNNNNNNNNNNNNNNNNNNNNNNNNNNNNNNNNNNNNNNNNNNNNNNNNNNNNNNNNNNNNNNNNNNNNNNNNNNNNNNNNNNNNNNNNNNNNNNNNNNNNNNNNNNNNNNNNNNNNNNNNNNNNNNNNNNNNNNNNNNNNNNNNNNNNNNNNNNNNNNNNNNNNNNNNNNNNNNNNNNNNNNNNNNNNNNNNNNNNNNNNNNNNNNNNNNNNNNNNNNNNNNNNNNNNNNNNNNNNNNNNNNNNNNNNNNNNNNNNNNNNNNNNNNNNNNNNNNNNNNNNNNNNNNNNNNNNNNNNNNNNNNNNNNNNNNNNNNNNNNNNNNNNNNNNNNNNNNNNNNNNNNNNNNNNNNNNNNNNNNNNNNNNNNNNNNNNNNNNNNNNNNNNNNNNNNNNNNNNNNNNNNNNNNNNNNNNNNNNNNNNNNNNNNNNNNNNNNNNNNNNNNNNNNNNNNNNNNNNNNNNNNNNNNNNNNNNNNNNNNNNNNNNNNNNNNNNNNNNNNNNNNNNNNNNNNNNNNNNNNNNNNNNNNNNNNNNNNNNNNNNNNNNNNNNNNNNNNNNNNNNNNNNNNNNNNNNNNNNNNNNNNNNNNNNNNNNNNNNNNNNNNNNNNNNNNNNNNNNNNNNNNNNNNNNNNNNNNNNNNNNNNNNNNNNNNNNNNNNNNNNNNNNNNNNNNNNNNNNNNNNNNNNNNNNNNNNNNNNNNNNNNNNNNNNNNNNNNNNNNNNNNNNNNNNNNNNNNNNNNNNNNNNNNNNNNNNNNNNNNNNNNNNNNNNNNNNNNNNNNNNNNNNNNNNNNNNNNNNNNNNNNNNNNNNNNNNNNNNNNNNNNNNNNNNNNNNNNNNNNNNNNNNNNNNNNNNNNNNNNNNNNNNNNNNNNNNNNNNNNNNNNNNNNNNNNNNNNNNNNNNNNNNNNNNNNNNNNNNNNNNNNNNNNNNNNNNNNNNNNNNNNNNNNNNNNNNNNNNNNNNNNNNNNNNNNNNNNNCCTCCCGCCCCTTCCGCACTACCCGCACCCCCCGTCGCCCACTCCCTCGCCGCATGCTCCTGCTATCTTCAAAGTTTTTCTTCACACAGATCTCATACTCGAGCGCTACATAACCAATGCGACatagcacatttatttttttatttagtttcgtTTTCAAATGGGACTAGTGCTCACTTCGGctcgaattgggccaactcgcaccAAGAAATtaccacaaccccacagaagaccggtgtGAAACAGTAGCATACTACTGTGCTATGTACGGTGAGTGGGCGgaccggaggcccgttttcttttcttcaCCCTTTCCAGtttattccttctttccattcgtcaatcctttcctaagaGCGGGCAGCGTATTCACAGAAGCACTGTCTCTACGAATGTTCAGGCGAGCCACCGGCCGCTTATAGCATAAAAATAGTACGAATTCCGCGCTACCTTCGAATTGATATGACCATATACACATACGTTTTTGTTCATAagtgtaagaaaaaaaagcgAAAAGTGTAACTGAACCCATTTCCTTCTTCATTAagatatctataaataagCGCGCACGCATACGTTTGAAGGTTGATAAATACTTGTATAAAGTGTTAATAAGTATAAGTGGGAACAAATGGCAACCATTtcatatcaaacataaaaataaatacgtcaATCTGTTGAAAACTTGAGGAATTATCAAGcaacaaaccaaaaaaaaagtgCAGTCGAATTCAGGACTTTGTTTTAGGg encodes the following:
- the LOC119834809 gene encoding probable aquaporin TIP4-3, yielding TVALIVQCFDHISGAQLNPTVTLARALGGHESAGRALALAAAQLAGALLGAAAAAALGAAPAACLTRPADGVAPYQAAVVEAALGGCLALANLAAWDERTRRLRDSWPLRIGLSVAALTFAAGEVSGASMNPVRSFAPALLAARWEHQWVYWVGPLSGSCVCTALYRCVWRVPPARDSPCVQCARCAQCVQCARCVQCVRCAQCAHSAPPARTAEPDCTRLSDKAPAPIRLTTD